The DNA region GTAGAGCACGGGCCGCACCTCGTCCGCGTCCGGGATCACGTGCGCGCGCTGGTACGCGTGCCAGGCCCGGCTCGCCGCGCCGAAGCCGCCGTCGCTCCACAGCCCCGCGAAGACGGGTGTGGTGAGCGAGGTGCCGGGCGGGAGCAGCGTCTGTCCGGAGTCGTCGTGCCCGCTGCCGCCGGTGATCTGTACGGCGCCGTCCGGGAGTTGGTGCACGCAGATCCGCCACGACCCGGACCACGCGAGCGCGCAGCTGTAGACCTCGCCGCGCTCCTCGGTGGCACCGTCCGCGTCGAGCGCCACCCAGGGCAGGTGCTGGTGCCCGGTGTGCCCGCGGCGGCTGCCGATGACCTTCTCCCCGTACGTGAGGGCGGACCGTACGAGACGGGACTCCGCCGCCCAGCGCCCATGCAGCTGCGAGAGCCGCCAGCGTTCGCGCAGGGGCAGGGTCCAGGTCGCGGCGTCGGCCCGCAGCACCTCCAGCTCCGTCGCCCCGGTCGGTTCGTTGCGCAAGGTGGCGTACCGCTCGACGACGTCACCGCGCATCCGGTACGACAGCGTGACCTGGAGGCCGTGCACGGCGTCGGTGAAGTGCAGCTGGAGGTCGCCGTCGGCGCCCTCGGCCCACCGCAGGAACCGCCACTCCGTCCCGCGCACCCCGCCGCCGCGCACCGAGAGCGCGGGCCGCACGAACCGCGGGCCGCCCTCGACCGGGTACTCCTCGCGGCCGTCCAGCCGGGACTCGAAGGGCCGCTCCGGGGGCGTCGGCGCCGCCGCGAGCGCTTCGGCGTCGGCCAGTGCGATCCGCGGGCCCCAATGCAGGTGCAGCAGCTCGTCCCGGTCCGTGAGACGCAGCGCGTAGCTGCTGGTGGGCCCCGAGAGGAGCCAGGTCCGGCCGTCTGCGCCGATCTCGATCATCGAACCCCCAGAGCTCCACAGAAGCGGAAACAAATCTCAACAGGCACGCGCGTGTACGCACATCTTCGAGCCCATACGACCACCGGGGCAACGCCCGCGCACCTCCCGCGTACGCCACCCTGGCGCGCCCCCGTGCGCACCTCCGGGCACCCCCGCACCAGGGCTGATTGCCTCAGGAACCCGTGTCGTATCGTCGAAGGCGCAACCAGCGGCGGGCCGTGTGCCCGCGAGGTCGCGCGAAGCCGCCCCCGAACCTGAGGAGACCCCGTGACGCAGCAGGTCCCGTCGACCGAGCCCGAGCTGGCCGGCGTGCGCAACTTCCGTGACGTGGGCGGCCTTCCGACGCTCGACGGCCGCCGGCTGCGCCACGGCGTCCTCTTCCGCAGCGGTCACCTCGCGCACGCCACGGAGGCCGACGCCGCGTTCCTCGGCTCGCTGGGCCTGCACACGATCTTCGACTTCCGCAACGCCGCCGACCAGCGCCTGGAGGGCCCGGACGTGGCGCTGCCGGGCGTGCGCAACGTGAATCTGCCGCTGACGGACCCCGCCGACGGCGCCGAGTTCTGGAAGATGGTCCGCGACGGCGACCTGGACCAGCTGCGCTCGGCCCTGTCCGACGGCAGGGCGGCGGGCCGGATGTTCGCGTCGTACCGGACGATCATCAAGGAGCGCACGGCCGAGCACAGCCGGGTCCTGCACGCGCTGGCCGAGGACAGCGTGCCGGCCCTCATGCACTGCGCGGCGGGCAAGGACCGGGCCGGCCTGTCCATAGCAGTGACGCTGCTCGCGGTCGGCGTGGAGCGCGACGCGATCATGGCGGACTACCTGGAGTCGAACGCCAAGCACCGCCGCTACAAGGTGCACCGCAGCAGCACCGCGGCGGACGCGATGTCCCCCGAGGTGATGGAGCTCCTGAGCCCGCTGTTCGACGCCCGCGCCGAGTATCTGGACGCGGCCTTCGAGACCATCGCGCTGACGTGGGGCGACACGGACACGTATCTGGAGCGGGGCCTCGGCGTCAGCGCGCAGACGCGTGAGCGGCTGCGCGAGCGCCTGCTCGACTGACCCGCGCGGCCCCTCGCCCCGCCGCCCCCTACTGGTTCTTGCCCCCGAGCACGAACAGCAGATAGACGAAGAACGCGAACACGTGGCCCACGGCCACATAGATGATCAGCCGGACCCACAGGGCGCGCGGGAACTTCTCCTGCATGACCATGCGGCGCTCGGGCCGCGCCGCCTCCTCGGGGCGGGCCTGCGGCTGCTCAGATTCCGTCATGTCGGTCTCCCTGGGTGGGGCCGCCGAGGCACAGCGCGGTGGCCGGGCTCTGCAGCAGGGTGTGGACGAAGAGAAGGTCGGCGCCGCCGTGGTCGGCTGCGGCGATCCGGTGCGGGGTCAGCGAGTCGAAGTGCGCGCTGTCGCCGGGGGCGAGGGTGTACGCGGTGTCGCCGAGCCGGAGCCGGAGCCGTCCGGTGAGGACGTACAGCCACTCCTCGCCCGGGTGGACCCGCACGATGTCGCCCTGCGCGCCGTGCGGGACGTGCACCCGCAGCGCCTGCATGCCCCGGCCGGGCGCGCCCGCCTGCCAGTACGTCCAGCCACCGGCCGCCGTGGGCTCCATGTCGGGGGCGCGGACGACCGCGTGCCGGTCGGCAGGCGTCTCGCCGAGGAGCTCGGAGACCGTCGTACCGTAGGTACGGGCGAGCGCGAGCAGCATCGGCAGGGACGGCTGGCGCTGTCCGGTCTCCAGGCGGGACAGGTGCGCGGGCGAGAGACCGGCCGCGCGGGCGGCGGCCTCCAGGGTCAGCGCGGCGCGTCGGCGCAGGTCCCTCAGCTGGGGCGCGACGACGGGCAGGGCATCCGCGACGGCGTCGGCCCGGGGGGCGGCGGCGTCGCCGGGCTCCGGGGCGGGCCCCGCGGGCTCGGCAGGGTTCATGCTTCGATTCAGCCAGAGCCTTGCCCCTGGGGCAACTTTCTTGCCCCAGGGGCAAAAGCCTCGGCGGCTCTCCTGGTGACCCGCCCGGCCTCCCCGCGGACCGCGCGGCGGCTACCTGTTCGCCACCGCCTGCTTCACCAGCGTCCTGCCGAAGTCCCACATCAGCCCGCCCCCGCCGTGGGCGTCGTCCATGACGGCGGTGAAGGCGTCCACGAACCGGTCGACGTCCTTCTCCCCCACCGTGAGCGGCGGGATCAGCTTGATGACCTCCAGGTGGTCGCCGGAGACCTGGGTGAGGATGCGGTGCTTCTGGAGCAGCGGCACCACCACCATCTGTGCGAACAGGCCCTTGCGCGCGGCCTGGAGCATCGTCCAGCGGCTGCGCAGCTTCAGGGACGTGGGCCTGCCGAACTCGATGCCGATCATGAGGCCGCGCCCGCGCACCTCGCGGAGGAGTTCGTAGCGGTCGACGAGCGCGCCGAGCCGCGACTTCAGGAGTTCGCCGGTCACCCGCGCGTTCTCCACCACCTTCTCGTCCCGCATGACGGCGAGGACGGCGAGCCCGGCCGCCATGGCCTGCGCGTTGGACCCGAAGCTCGCCGAGTGCACCAGGACCCGGTCCATCGACGAGTAGACCTTCTTGAAGATCCAGTCCTTGCCGAGGGTGGCGCCGACGGGCACATAGCCGCCGGACAGCGCCTTGGCCACGCACACCAGGTCCGGCTCCACGCCCTCGTCGTGCTGGTAGGCGTAGAACTCGCCGGTCCTGCCGAGGCCGGTCTGCACCTCGTCGGCGATCAGGAGCGCCTTGTGCCGGTGCAGGAGGTCCTGGGCGGCGCGCAGATAGCCCGGGGGCGCCTCGTGCACGCCCTTGCCCTGGATGGGCTCGACGATCAGCGCGGCGACGTCGCCCTTGCGCAGTTCCGCGCGCAGGGCGTCCAGATCGCCGAGCGGGACCGCCGTGTCCGGCAGGAGCGGCGCGAAGCCGTCCCTGAACCCGTCCTCGCCGTTGACGGAGAGCGACCCGGTGGTCAGGCCGTGGAAGGCGTGCGCGCAGTAGAGCACGCGCGGCTTCCCGGTCGCGTACCGGGCGAACTTCAGGGCCGTCTCCACCGCCTCGGTGCCGCTGTTGCCGAAGAACACCCGGTCCAGGTGCGGGCTGTGGGTG from Streptomyces flavofungini includes:
- a CDS encoding tyrosine-protein phosphatase, with protein sequence MTQQVPSTEPELAGVRNFRDVGGLPTLDGRRLRHGVLFRSGHLAHATEADAAFLGSLGLHTIFDFRNAADQRLEGPDVALPGVRNVNLPLTDPADGAEFWKMVRDGDLDQLRSALSDGRAAGRMFASYRTIIKERTAEHSRVLHALAEDSVPALMHCAAGKDRAGLSIAVTLLAVGVERDAIMADYLESNAKHRRYKVHRSSTAADAMSPEVMELLSPLFDARAEYLDAAFETIALTWGDTDTYLERGLGVSAQTRERLRERLLD
- a CDS encoding DUF6126 family protein; the protein is MQEKFPRALWVRLIIYVAVGHVFAFFVYLLFVLGGKNQ
- a CDS encoding helix-turn-helix domain-containing protein; this encodes MNPAEPAGPAPEPGDAAAPRADAVADALPVVAPQLRDLRRRAALTLEAAARAAGLSPAHLSRLETGQRQPSLPMLLALARTYGTTVSELLGETPADRHAVVRAPDMEPTAAGGWTYWQAGAPGRGMQALRVHVPHGAQGDIVRVHPGEEWLYVLTGRLRLRLGDTAYTLAPGDSAHFDSLTPHRIAAADHGGADLLFVHTLLQSPATALCLGGPTQGDRHDGI
- a CDS encoding aspartate aminotransferase family protein — its product is MTSMSKEFDLGRLLAERGGERYELHARHLNHQLPRMLHTIGFDKVYERAEGAHFWDADGNDYLDMLAGFGVMGLGRHHPVVRKALHDVLDASLADLTRFDCQPLPGLLAEQLLTHSPHLDRVFFGNSGTEAVETALKFARYATGKPRVLYCAHAFHGLTTGSLSVNGEDGFRDGFAPLLPDTAVPLGDLDALRAELRKGDVAALIVEPIQGKGVHEAPPGYLRAAQDLLHRHKALLIADEVQTGLGRTGEFYAYQHDEGVEPDLVCVAKALSGGYVPVGATLGKDWIFKKVYSSMDRVLVHSASFGSNAQAMAAGLAVLAVMRDEKVVENARVTGELLKSRLGALVDRYELLREVRGRGLMIGIEFGRPTSLKLRSRWTMLQAARKGLFAQMVVVPLLQKHRILTQVSGDHLEVIKLIPPLTVGEKDVDRFVDAFTAVMDDAHGGGGLMWDFGRTLVKQAVANR